A genomic region of Chionomys nivalis chromosome 12, mChiNiv1.1, whole genome shotgun sequence contains the following coding sequences:
- the LOC130885298 gene encoding E3 ubiquitin-protein ligase TRIM52-like, with the protein MAASHGPPSPMQSLREEAVCAICLDYFQDPVSIACGHNFCRECVTQLWGIDEEPERGVAREHMVREVLYRWAREEGTPPPRAHAPPWVPGGRGSPPSPSGPVEPGWDAVEAWNGTLVQDLRIRVFPNEREALFHNGHHYHHFGRYRHRLRRGPLQPRVRRQLYPNTRPRSPPRTPPRTPPRPHIRQVFSCPQCRRTFPSRSYRPNLQLANMVHIIRQISRTP; encoded by the coding sequence ATGGCGGCCTCCCACGGGCCTCCCAGCCCCATGCAGTCTCTCCGGGAGGAGGCCGTGTGCGCCATCTGCCTGGATTATTTCCAGGACCCCGTGTCCATCGCCTGCGGGCACAACTTCTGCCGGGAGTGCGTGACCCAGCTGTGGGGCATTGACGAGGAGCCGGAGCGCGGGGTGGCCCGGGAGCACATGGTGCGGGAGGTCTTGTACCGCTGGGCTCGGGAGGAGGGGACGCCCCCGCCCCGGGCCCACGCCCCGCCCTGGGTCCCCGGCGGCCGCGGATCCCCTCCGAGCCCCTCGGGCCCCGTGGAGCCGGGCTGGGACGCCGTGGAGGCCTGGAACGGGACGCTGGTCCAGGACCTGAGGATCCGGGTGTTTCCCAACGAGCGGGAGGCGCTTTTCCACAAcggccaccactaccaccacttcGGCCGCTACCGCCACCGCCTCCGGCGCGGGCCCCTGCAGCCTCGGGTGCGCCGGCAGCTCTACCCGAACACCCGGCCCCGCTCCCCGCCCCGCACCCCGCCCCGCACCCCGCCGCGGCCCCACATCCGGCAGGTCTTCAGCTGCCCGCAGTGCAGGAGGACTTTTCCCAGCCGCAGCTACCGCCCCAATTTGCAGCTGGCCAACATGGTCCACATCATCCGCCAGATTAGCCGCACGCCGTGA